CCGGGCTGCCTTTGAGGCTATGGCTTTATTGGTCAACCAGATCCACAAGAACCTGGAGGGCATCCAGGACCAGCACGGTCGGAACAATTTGTTGGCATCCTACATCCATTACTGCTTCCGCCTGCCCACTGCTGAACCAGCAGTGCCCCCGCCAGGTGAGTTACCAGGCTGAACTGTACAACTTGCATCTGAGAAGCAGAAAGAGAGCCTTTTACCGGACCACTGGAAGTCATTTTATTGGACACATGGCTGTTGATTTGCTACTTTCACCCAAATAACACGTCTTTTCCATCCATATCCGTGAGTAGCAGGCACCCAGTCCTATGAGATGCCTATGCAGTACGCCACCTTATCAAGAGCAACAGCCCGCCCAAGCAGCCTGCACCTTTCTCGCTCCAAGAGCATCAGCAACTCAAACCCCGACCTGGCCAGCACACCAGTTTCCCCTGATGAAGAGGTGCAAAGGATTATAGGGAGCAAGGTGAGTTGTACCTGTCTTTGtatatcttttatatttatcaGAGCTATACAACTATTGCTATATAGTTAGTGTGTGTGCAAGTTCTGGAAACACTTTTAAGTTCTGTCAAATGTTTTGAAAGCATTAtaaatttagttttaaaatTCCTGAAATTATGCCATTTCTCGGTCTTCTAATGTTTTATGAGAGGTCTGCACCAGCGTACTGGCTCCAACTTGTGTTCCCATATGCATAGATTATTGAATTTTCGCATTTATTCTATTTGCAAAATGGctcatattttattatgtctGCCATGAAAAGGGTCATGTTAAATAATGAATCACCATGTTGTCATAACTTATTTGTTTCCCTAGatataaaaagaaacagcagcaaaaaatgATTACgtctgtctttttatgtttttttatgctccCCCTGGTGCCATATTCccatattatttttgttgtaatGATAATGTCACCCTGCTTTATTGAACCCTTCTCAGCAGATTCAGTAAGCTGAGTTGACTGAGAACTCTGTGCCAACAGTTAATGATGCTGCTTATGTCAATGATGCAGTTATGCTTTGTGCCTCTTTCCCTTGTGTTTCATACACTACCTCCAGCCTTTCCTTTAGTTTCTCCCCCCCTCCTGCTTTCCTTCCTGATCCTACACTCCACatccttttttccccctaaatTGTCTCTTTTATGGTAATTACCCTTCCTCTACTCACTGTACCCTTGCCTCttgctgcactgtgtgtgtatttgcgtgtgtttgtgtgtgtttgcggtgGCTTGTGGCAGGGCATTGACCGTTCCCACTCCTGGGTAAACTCTGCTTATGCCCCTGGGGGCTCCAGATCTGTGCTACGCCGGAACCCCAACTCCAGCTGTGAGCTCAAGCAGGTGCCAaatatctcctcctcctcctcctcctcaccttcacctcctcactacctccacctccaccctgAACCACCTCTGCTCTCCTCCCGTAGATCATTCTCTACCTCAGGTCTCAGGGGTTGCATCCGTGCGTCTGTTTGCATCTCATTCTGCTAGTCAAGTCCTACCTGTCATACTTTTCTACCCATGACTAATTAACTCCTCACAATTCATCCTCTCACCGCTGCTTAACAGAGCATATCTGTTGTGTTTGAGTGACATAATCTCTGCCTGGGGCTCCTTACCAGCCTTGCACTCATCAGAGTTCATAGAGGGTTCTGAGGCCACCCATCCAtttccattcatccattctCACATCACTTTGTCCTCATCTCTATGTGTTCACCTCACCATCACTCCGTGTCAGGCAAGCGACCGCAGCTGCAATCGCATGTCTGCCTTTCTGGACAGCGTGGCCTTGTTTTCAGTTCCCACAAGGCAGATTGCCAAAAAGGTAAAACTGGCATCAAATATAGCAAACTGTTAATCTGTCTTTCAACGTAACAAACTAACACATTTTGATGTCCTAACGTTCATCAACTTTTAGTGTCATTAATCATCGTCATTCAttaaattttaacaattgtGTCTATCTTGaagttatgtaaaaaaaaatgtcttgataCACTGACATTTACGAGTCTATTGCTGGATTTGTCTGAAGATTTCCGTATTAAATCTGTGGAAGAGGTACTGATTAAAtgtattcaatttatttttaccATCACTGGTTAGCTTTTGGTAATTAATTTGGATAAagcttattttatttcagtttgtttcaccTGAATAAGGGACTATATAACTATGTATCTTATATTTACAAACCACAGTTATAGTTCACATCTTGCtctttaacaaaacaaacacacacacaactttacTGAAATTGTTTTCTCATGTAAGCTAAAGCTCGTTCTGTGTCGGTTCATGTCTAGTTGCTCCACGAGGAGCTGGCGTTACAGTGGGTCGTCAGCACCAGCACAGTGAGAgaagcagcactgcagcaggcTTGGTTTTTCTTCCAGCTCATGGTCAGTATGCCTTTCTTATTTTATACTACTTTTACACCACATTCTGAACGGTCTAAATCTGAAGAGGCTAAAGAGAATATTGCAAAATCAagtcacaaaacacacagaatagcGTTTGTAATTATAGCAGGAAAGGGAATATTTTCACAAAGTGACCATTTTCCCCTCTCTTCTAGACAAAGAGCATGTCCCATCACTTGTTCCTGACCTCGAAATTGGACATTGCCAGGCGCCAGCGTTTCCCAGACCGCTTTGTTGACGACATCGCCGCACTTGTGTGTGCCATCAGTGCAGACATTGCCAGCCGATACCACAAGGTAGCCCACAAAACTACACCACAAGAAATGAACTGATGAAAGGCAGCTAAGCTGTACTTCGCTTTCCTTTTGGTATCATACATTCCTTTTATCAAGCCGTAtgcatctctccctctctctctcctcatgaTTACATCTCTCTCACAGGATGTGGAGCTTGTGGAGAGGTTAAATAGCAGTCTCGCCTTCTTCCTGAATGACCTGCTGTCTCTCATGGACAGGGGCTTTGTGTTCAACCTCATCCGCTCCTACTACAAACAGGTGCCTGTTTCCCCCTCCTCATTTTCCTTTAATCCCATTGAGCCCACGCACATTGTCAGACCTCTTTGACTGTCTTAAACAAACGTGTGTGTTAAACAGATTTCCAACAAGCTCCACACAGCACAGAATCCCAGCTCTCTGAATGCCCTGAGGATGGACTTCACTCGTATCGTCTGCAGCCACGAGCACTACGTCATCCTCAACCTGCCGTGCTCGACTCTCAGCCCTCCAGcttccccctccccctccacctcctcaacCACCTCACAGGTACTGGAGCAGGCTGGAAAATGCATTTCAACTAGTATATCGCTGTGTTATTTCATAATTAGGTTGgatttgttttgctgtatttttttttttttagccattcCAGAAAAGATCATCAGATAAACacctaaaaatgtaatttgattCAATCTACTGATATCGCTCTCCTATTCTGCTATCCTTCTGCTCACTCTTACTCTTGTATTTGTTGTATCCGTAGGGTTCAGCATTTTCCAGTATGGTCCAAGACCAGGGTGTAGCCACCATGTTTGAGCTCTCCGTCCCTTTTCGACAGCAGCACTTCCTGTCTGGCCTGCTGCTTACAGAACTCTCTCTTATGCTTGATCCTGAAGGAGAAGGGTAGGCTATTATTAGCTGCCAATACAAAAGTcattcatttccattcagttttGCCATAAGGATAATCAGATTTAATCctgaaaatgaatatataatatGGCATAAAGCATTGTATGTGTTTGCTCTACCAAAAGTAttgataaagtattttttaCCCACAGGGTTTTCTTCCTTCATAAAAAAGCCATTAGTGCTGTTCACTCCCTGCTGTGCAGCCATGATGCAGACCCTCGGTACAGGGACCCCCAGGTCAGAGCACACATCGCTCAGCTCTACCTGCCCCTCGTCCCCATCGTCATGGAGACCCTGCATCAGCTCCACGACTTCTCCGgtcagacaaacatacagtatatgcaacCCACTAATACTGTTATAGCTGTCCGCCTCCTCAAGATTCTCGAGTTTCATTTTCAGTATTATTGCACCTGAgagtgttttttcttatttcgTTGCAGACTCCTCGCCTGCTCGGGTCCGCCATGCCTCAGCCCACGCCGACGATGCTGACCCAGACGGTAGCAACACTATCAGTCAgtctgttgccatggcgatcGCCGGCTCCCCTTTGCCGCATGCCAAAGCCAACCCGTTCGCTCTGCCCACAGTGGTGAGTGATAGCGGCAGGGGTCAGACTGTTCCCCCGGGCCCTACAGACTGACAGGTCACAGACTGGCCTCTGTGTGGGAGGCTGCTGCCTCTGTTTGACAGACGATCACTCTGGCCTTTCTGTAACTCCGCACAAACACTCATTCAAAAAGCATTTGCATTCTTCGTATGTTCTCCCTCTCTGAAGTACAACTGCTCATCTTAGCCTGTAGGTGGCTCTCTGTCCATTTTCTTTATAACTCGCTGTAAACAGCCATTTTGTGCTATTCTGAAGCAGATTTAAAGACAGGCACTgagtttgtatgtttgtcttcACCAGGCTGGGCGACAGGCCAGCTCACTGTCTGCTGAGTGCAGCAGGACTCTGTTGGTGTGTTTCCTGTGGGTGCTGAAGAATGCAGATGCAGCTCTCCTGGAGCGCTGGGTGTCTGATTTGTCCGTGCTGCAAATCAACCGCCTGCTGGATCTGCTGCATCTCTGTGTCTCCTGCTTTGAATACAAGGTACATTAACCAGACGCTGTCACTGAAATATCCAGCCCAATCCAATTTTCAGGTACTTAATTTAGACATGCCAGCGCTGCAGTACATTATTACACATATGCCAGTAGTTGTTTCAAGAAAGTTTACTGTTGTGACTCTCAGTAGTGCGgcttgatgttttgttttgcttccaAAGTAAATATTACCAATcagttagtttattttttactcTCCCCAACATTGCTGTTTACTGTAGATTTTTAATGActtgtcttttgttttatttttccctgCCATGTTATGGTTGGTGGTCGTTTTAGGGGAAGAAGGCTCTGGAGAGGATCAACAGCCTGACGTTTAAAAAGTCTCAGGACATGAAGGCTCGTCTGGAGGAGGCCATACTGGGCACCATTGGAGCGCGTCAGGAGATGGTCCGCCGCTGCAGAGGTAAGGAACATGAGAGCGCTGttgtatgtgtgcgtgtctcAGAGGTTGTTAATACATCTGTGTTAATGGAAATTGTGATTTGTTTGCACTTCCAGAAAGGAGTCCCTACGGCAGCCAGGAGAACGTCAGATGGAGAAAAAATGTCACTCACTGGAGGCAAAATACAGACAGAGTGGATAAGTATGTGTATACTTAAATATAAATCTTACCTGATGTTTGCACAATTACTGATAGATTTCTGGATTGGAATTTAATAATACATggtatttattattgttaaataaCACCTCTAACCAGGACTAAGGCTGAGGTGGAGCAGGAGTCGGTGGTGGATGGAAACTTAGCTACAGAGGCCTCTCTGGTAGTACTGGACACACTGGAGATTATAGTCAAGGTAAAACAATGGAATAATATTACCACGCTAAATGCCGTGACCTTTGCatgacacatactgtagtaCGTTCTATTTTATGTAGAATTTTCCTCTGTGTAATTTGTTGCATCTCTGTCCTCTTTCAGACTGTGGTGGCATCAGAGCTGAAGGAAAGCGTGTTAGGCGGGGTGCTGAGAGTGCTTCTCCACAGCATGGCAGGCAACCAGAGTGCCCTCTTCCTGCAGCACTGCTTCACTACACAGAGGGCTCTAGTCTTCAAGGTGCATATTGTATAGAGCAGCGTTTCCACTGCAGAAACTTTCCCTGGGCACTAAGAACTTTTTGAGGAAGACCAGGGTCTAAGTGAAGTTCAAGGGAGATTgttttacccccccccccccccaaaaaaagtccctgctcaaacacagacaccgcgGCTGCTTCAACTAGTGTAccgcttcattcataaaacaaggaagtactcaaaagatttttttcattatttgttaaggttaaaagtaaagttaggctttgttgtcGACTTCCGGACTAGTTTTTAaatagagtgagagaaaaagagagagagatagcaagagtgagcaagagagagagagattggcAGTGGTTGAGTGAGttagagagtgaatggagagagggagcagcagtAGCGAGAACAAAGCCAATGAATGAGACAAATGAAACGTTattatctgattgtttcatggtggttatgttctaaagtaaaaataaataaataaccaccAAACACTCTGCTGATTTATTTTGGAGACAGACGCTCattattttcctcctctgcattccTCCTTTTTATTCATTCGTTACATCCAAatcatgcagcagtaaatacaaagaacaacaggacaaatctgtgttttttttcttcatgtgtgaATACTGCGACTCAAGCGTCACCTTCATTTTTTTGATTCATCATGGGTCTAATTTGTTGGATCTACCTGATTCCTCCAATgtggtggaaacacaaacaggatgcACAACGGATACTTTTAGTTCCTGAGATTAATTCCTCTGGTTCCAAAGTACCTGGAACTTTTGGTCCAAACGGGGCTTATGTTTTAGTGAGTCAAGTGTCTCTATTATAGTTTACTGTTTAGTCTTTTGCTACAATCTCATATTAATGTAGCGTGAAATATTGTCCCAGTAACTGGACACACAAGTTATTTTCCCCCACACTACTTTGCTCTTCCCTTTCATACTTATTAGGGGAAACCTAAATAGACACTGAAACAATCATTGTGCGAAAAAAACtccaaataaaagaaacaaatattaaatcatAAGGCGTATATGAAGTGaaagaatgtgtttttgtttgaagttCCCAGAGATGCTGTTTGAAGAGGACACTGAGCTTTGCGCTGACCTGTGCCTGCGTCTCCTGCGTCACTGCAGCAGTAGCGTCGGCTCTGTCAGAAGTCACGCCTCCGCCTCTCTTTACCTGCTCATGAGGCAAAACTTTGAGATCGGAAATGTAAGTCTAGACACTGTTTGTACACTGTAGGTAAAACGTATTTTGAGATCTTATTAGGGACATGAAATATATCAAGAGAACATGTACAAGATTTCTGTGGAATAGATGCTATAATAATCTGTGAGTCACAATCTGTCTTATTTCTGCCCCTGGACCAGAACTTCGCACGAGTAAAGATGCAGGTCACCATGTCTCTCTCCTCACTGGTGGGAACATCACAGAACTTCAATGAGGAGCATCTTCGTCGGTCGCTCAAAACAATCCTGACGTATGCTGAAGAAGATCTGGAGCTGCGTGACACACCTTTCCCAGAGCAGGTATGTGACAACCATCACACTATCTGTTCAACGTCCACATCTGGAGCTGctacaataaaactgaactgacgGGCTGTGTTGTACCTTTGACGCTGAAGGTCCAGGATCTGGTGTTCAACCTGCACATGATTCTTACTGACACTGTGAAGATGAAAGAACATCAGCAGGATCCAGAGATGCTCATTGACCTAATGTACAGGTACTGGAATGCATATTATTAAGGCTGGCTCACAAAAATAGTTTCACAATTAAAACCCCTGATATTCACACTACTTTCTTTCGTTTTCATATCAGGATTGCCAAGGGCTACCAGAACTCCCCAGACCTACGTCTGACGTGGCTTCAAAACATGGCAGGGAAGCACTCAGAGAGAGGGAACCATGCTGAAGCTGCCCACTGTCTGGTCCACAGCGCCGCACTGGTGGCAGAATACCTCAACATGCTGGAGGATTGCCGCTACCTACCAATCGGTTGTGTCACATTCCAGGTCAGTGCATACCGTTAAACTGAGTGACTCATTCTACTTATAAACAACACAAGTGGGCAGCAGTACGACGGTTAGATAGGAGGTCGTCCCAAAACTAGAGCATCAACATTCAGGCCTACTATTGCTGAAACAGGGAAATGAAaagtttttgtgttgtttgttttgacttctctgtttttttccccctcagaaTATTTCATCCAACGTGTTAGAGGAGTCAGCAGTATCCGATGACGTCCTGTctccagaggaggaggggatttGTGCTGGGAAGTACTTCAGCGAGTCTGGCCTGGTGGGCCTCCTGGAGCAAGCAGCTGCCTCTTTTAACATGGTACGACTCACATTCTCCAACCACATGGTGACAGACTGCATGTTAACGCAGCACAAAATTACATCATTAATATGGCTGCAGGAACGTTATGTGATAGAGGGCTATGTATAGAACTGGCTTTCCATTGTGCTCTTAACTCCAGGCTGCCATGTATGAGGCCATAAATGAAGTGTACAAGATTCTTCTGCCCATCCATGAAGCCAACAGAGACTTCAAAAAGCTGGCTACTGTCCATGGGAAGCTGCAGGACGCCTTCAACAAAGTCTATAACCAAGTAAGTTGACCTAAAGTCACCAGTAACTCGCTATCttgaagagaaaataaactttatcCTGGATTCCTTcttatatacttttttttttcttcttaactTCTCCAGAGTTCAGGATGGGAGGTAACAACTTATCATGGTCACAACTTATTTTGTCATATCAAGTTTATCTCATTCATTtgctaattttattttatattgacaatgttttctctcttctctgttgcTCTGTCTCTTCTTCCCTGCTGTGTGAATTACTGGTGAGTGACACACAAGTTGCTTTCACAATTTGACATAGTTGAGTTGAACTACTGTTACAAAAGAGTTTTTATTCCTATTTGCCTCCTTGCTACAGTGGCGCAACTACATTTCAGCCTAAATATATCTTTTCCCTGTGTCCCAGAGCAAATGTTTTTCTATTACTGAATATTCTGTCATATTTATACAGTAACAAGAGAACAGTCATTTCAGCCTTTCAGTCTATGTATTGCTGATGCTTGAAAATGAAATGGGGAAAGTGGCAATGTCTGGAAAAATAAGTGACTGGGTGtaaaatctcaaaaaaaaaatcacataacgTGTCTGCAAAATCCATGAATCTAGTTGTTGATAGAGCACATTGATACTTGCAGCTTGATTACATCAAAACTATCTTGTTGCTCTAATTTTTACCTTGTTAAgagtttattttatgtgttaacAATTATTTAGGCTTTCCTATGTTACTAGAATACGAGGTCATGTTGCATAAGCTTTATGTCAGATAACTGTAACGCATTCAACCACTATATCTTCTAATTCTCTACTTCTTTAACACCCCTTTAGTGTCTAGAGAATGTTTGGGACCTACTTCCGGGTGGGTTTCTATGGCTGTCGGTTTGGAGACCTGGATGAACAAGAATTCGTCTACAAGGAGCCATCAATCACCAAATTAGCCGAGATCTCCCACAGACTCGAGGCATGTTAACTACTCATGTTATTAACAAAGGTGTCACTGATGATTTATGAGAGACCTGTTTCTAAAGATGACTCTCTTTGGTAAACAGGAGTTTTACTCAGAGAGGTTCGGGGATGAGGTGGTGGAAATTATCAAGGACTCCAACCCagtggacaaaaacaaactggatCCCAACAAGGTAAAATGATATGTTTACGGTACATGTGACTAAGAAAAAACACTACAGATTTGGTCAAAGGTATAACTGAAGTGTGCTTGTTTCAGGCCTACCTCCAGATCACCTACGTCGAGCCTTTCTTCGACACATACGAGCTAAAGGAAAGAATCACCTACTTCGACAAGAACTACAACCTGCGTACCTTCATGTACTGTACTCCCTTCACTCTGGATGGCCGCGCCCACGGTGACCTGCACGAGCAGTACAAACGCAAGACCATCCTGACAACATCTCACGCCTTCCCTTACATCAAGACACGTATCAATGTCATCCACAAGGAGGAGGTGGGTGTCTGCCTTGGAGGGATTTTGATCAGTGGCAATACTGACcgaggaatgaaaaaaaaaagaagaagaaacaatgtgaactcatgctgttgtttttggttCTCCAGATCATTCTTGTCCCTATGGAGGTTGCCATTGAGGACATGCAGAAGAAGACCCAGGAGCTTGCCTTCGCCACAAATCAAGACCCTGCCGACTCTAAAATGCTGCAGATGGTGCTGCAGGGCTGTGTGGGCACCACTGTCAACCAGGTGCTTGTTTAGATACATACAACTGACAGGGAGTATAACTGTTATgaactaaaaatgtcaaaagtcctCATCTTCCTGGAATATAAATCCCATCTAAATGGGGTGTAAAGTCTGGGTCAGTATTTTAAGTAGTGACAGACATTCCTTAGCAGATATGTAACGGTCCCTCCCCCTCACAGGGCCCCCTTGAGGTGGCGCAGGTCTTTCTCTCCGACATTCCTGATGACCCAAAACTGTTTCGCCATCACAACAAACTGCGCCTCTGCTTTAAAGACTTCACTAAGAGGTGATGACACACTCCACATCCCAGATGTAGACAGCTGTgtaactaataaaaacaaatgctaACTCCCTGTGTCTTCACCGCTCTTTCCATGCAGGTGCGAGGATGCCCTGAGGAAGAATAAAGCTCTGATTGGGCCAGATCAGAAGGAGTACCACAGAGAGCTGGAGAGGAACTACAATAAACTCAAAGAAGCTCTGGGTCCTCTCATCAACCGCAAGATCCCCCAGCTATACAGAACGCAACCGGCTCAGACAACGCAAACACAACGGTAACTCGAGACGTTAAACACACACGCCTacgcacagagacacacaaaaataagCTCATGCTGCTTCTCCAGAACTCATCAAACCTACACTCAAGTAGAAGAGAAGCATAACACCAAACTTTATCATATTCCAGGTCATAGACTgatcatgcacacacaaccatgtgaattaaaaactgtcacaacaatccaacattaattaataaaaaagttGGTGCAGTTCCTGTTTGAATATGGAAACTATCaccacatgtttttgttttaatctgcTTTTGGCATCAGCTCTGTGTTCGCATGTGAAGGTCTATGGACTCCTGGTTTATGAGCAAAAACAAAGCTACAGTCGGCAGCACCTGTCAGTGATACTACGATACTGATGgcaaattttaattttagatgTAGATGGATCTTCCAAAGTAACTAAAAATTAAGatatatgttaaaatattatacattatatatagaGGAGATTCTCTGCTCTGTAAACTGCTGATAATCAACACTGGATAAAATGATTAAGAATGATGATTTTACCTCATTCTTACTCTTTGAAAGCAGATACTCATTCAAAGCCATGCCGGCTTCTAGTGGCACACCACAAAAAGACATTATTTGCAGTTGTCACAGTAACTCCTTCACTACCTGGGTCAGAATTTATacctaaaataaatgtaaaatataataaatcagTCACATTTCATACAATTCAATACTATATTGATTGCAGATATTGGGATACACTTTTCAGAAAATAAACTCTAGTAAAACATTCTTTATGGTCTTGCTTCTCTCCCTCGCAGGAACTCCTACAGTAGGTCCAGTCTCCGCAGAGTCGACTGCTGAAGCACAGCAAACTGGATAAGAACCCAGAACAACAAGCTTTACAAATTAGTCGCATCTCATCCCGTCTGTTCTCCCTtccacccctccccctccagTGCAACTGTCACAAGCACACACGCACCATCCTCTCTGTCGTCTAGCTCGTTATTTTACCCACCCACCACTTACCCAACCCCCCACCGCCACCCTGTCATGCCATAATCCCCCCCAACCCCTTccaccacacacatgcaaacacacacacacacttgtcacCTCTTTCCTTACTGGACCCCCAGTCACCACCACTCTCACACCTCCGTAAACCTCGGCTGTTTATACTGGAAGGTTATCTGCACTGTAAACATCGTCATTTGGAGATTTGGAGTAAGGCTCTGACTTGTCAGCGTTTAATACCAAGCTTTCAAAAGTAGTCTCATCACTGACAACCCAAAGTAATCTCTCTGAGCTTGAACTGGTTTTAACTTTGGGGTTTACAGGACTAGAGCTGCCAAACATATTTTGTATCCAAACCGTTGGGGTTCGTTCTTGAGTGtatctgttttccttttccttcctagtgtttgtttttgaagaggCTGTAGGTTGTTAATTTTGTTTCGTGGCCTTATTtaatttgagatatttttttctaaactaTGCCTGGTAGTAACCGGTGCCAGACATGCTTATTAAATAGTCcaagggagttttttttttttgttatcaacAGACCAAATAACTGACATTCCTTCTTCCTCAAGTTGTCACATTTATCTGCCCATCTCTCATTATAAGAATTCATTATAGAGGAAGGTGGGATCATTCTGTCCAAGCTCAGATCTCAGGTCCCAGTCGGAGTCCAGCTGGGATGTAAAGCATTATTAGTGTGTGGGCTAAAAGGCAGAGTAggatgtttaaatgtgtttgttttttttaactgtgaaattATGTTGTAATGCACTGCAGTCACATCAGATGTTTATCACAGAAGCACTGCCTTCGGCCCGGCCATCTCCTTCAGCCACACAGATATGTTCAAACTGTGACATTTACTAACATCCTGCAGTTCAGTCTGATGACTGACTACATTTTGCCTGTGTGGTGACTCTATTTGAACTGCTGTCAAAAAGCGCTCCAAATATCTTGTTATGTGTCCACCACCCTGGTCGTGGAAGATATATAGTCTATGTAGCCATTTTTCCAACTACTGTATCTATTATATTGCACTATTGTAAACAAACTGCAGCACATTAACACTGTAGCTACTAAAATATCTgtgcttttgttattttatgaggctggaaaatgtttttttacctAATtagatgaacattttttttatttatttacagtcttttttactGCCTACTATTAAATTTCTCTTCCTACACTTCTGGTCAGCTTTTATTTGTGGGACTACAGAGCCAAAGAACAGACACTACTGTAGAACCTGGAGTTGAATAATTGCTCATTTCAGTCACAGTAATACATTTATGAAACTGTTTTGTAGTGACAGTTACTTGAAAATGTGTAATAGGGGTTTTGTCTGTGCTCTTCAATAGTGACTTTATACAGTTGGTTTTGCATTACATTTAAAGGTAAGTTTATTTCATTTCCTCACAGTTTATGGTGGTGTCACATGTCAGACCAATGTAATATTATATAAGGGACCTAAATTTGGTTGATATTTATCTgtatatcatttattatttcaattGATATTATTGCACTATTGTGATGGTTATTTTTTAAGtagtcaaatgtatttttgaaaatatattttgtgatcaattctttattgtaaatttaaacaaacacagaacaaagtgaaaacaaataaagaaagaaacaaatctgtttcttttcagACAAATTCAGACTAACCATGTGTTAGATAGCATCGCCCatgaagaaaatatttaaaaaataggtaaacaaatgaaaaaacagaCCCATCTACCTTCCCATCTATCTTTACTGAAACTCTTTTATTAAAGTCGGAGTTTTAAGTCTTATTCTAAGGTTAAGGAGTCAATATCAGAAGCAAATATTTATAAACATTCATGGATATACCGAGATATACAGTacttataaaaatgtattcatatttttcaaaatatttaaatgttccCACTTCAGGCACAAGAGTACTTAAGTGGTTTTCAGTTCCGGTCTGCCGGACTCAC
The genomic region above belongs to Thunnus albacares chromosome 17, fThuAlb1.1, whole genome shotgun sequence and contains:
- the LOC122966341 gene encoding dedicator of cytokinesis protein 7-like isoform X1 — protein: MTSTASERRAFAHKINRTVAAEVRKQVSRDYGSPQLSKKRGGIHHPLPLTEVVEPVDFEEYVSSHAPGVEPGLLRQLIEFPQDDLELLQLDKECTTLEPPLPEEEDALDPRVRDALAVYTDDWLVIQRKYQRYSTTYTPQNSERQRERQRGLVKQTFELDEAAAAERQDDQDDAKRRSVSLDETPRGSWASSIFDLKNSSPDVLLPSVLERTAAEDMDRRNTEARLQGRHSDLLGLYPPPDEDEAVERCSAPEVPKEHCGQRIMVKCLSLKFEIEIEPIFGTLALYDVKEKKKISENFYFDLNSDQMKGLLKPHTPHIAISTLARSAIFSITYPSADIFLVIKLEKVLQQGDIGECCEPYMVMKESDSSKHKEKLEKLRLQAEQSCSRLGHFRMPFAWTAIHLLNIVSSVGGLDRSDPDSDSERKGHGTWNERKKKGFERMSVGDDMCNFATFRPATLTVTNFFKQEGDRLSDEDLYKFLADMRRPSSVLRRLRPVTAQLKIDISPAPDSPHYCLSPELLHVKPYPDLRVRPTKEVLEFPARYVYTPHTTYRNLLYVYPQSLNFSSRQGSVRNIAVKVQFMAGEDPSQALPVIFGKSSCAEFMKEAVTPVIYHNKSPEFYEEMKMKIPANLTDNHHLLFTFYHISCQPKQNTPLETPVGYTWIPLMQHGRLRTGSFSLPVSVEKPPPSYSVLTPDVQLPGMKWVDNHKGVFNVEVTATSSVHTQDPHLDKFFTLVYVLEEYSFPFRLKDVIITEANMEGELKASMAALRGALLDTCVRFLHQLLNKLIQLIVYPPVIAGQIVNLGRAAFEAMALLVNQIHKNLEGIQDQHGRNNLLASYIHYCFRLPTAEPAVPPPAGTQSYEMPMQYATLSRATARPSSLHLSRSKSISNSNPDLASTPVSPDEEVQRIIGSKGIDRSHSWVNSAYAPGGSRSVLRRNPNSSCELKQASDRSCNRMSAFLDSVALFSVPTRQIAKKLLHEELALQWVVSTSTVREAALQQAWFFFQLMTKSMSHHLFLTSKLDIARRQRFPDRFVDDIAALVCAISADIASRYHKDVELVERLNSSLAFFLNDLLSLMDRGFVFNLIRSYYKQISNKLHTAQNPSSLNALRMDFTRIVCSHEHYVILNLPCSTLSPPASPSPSTSSTTSQGSAFSSMVQDQGVATMFELSVPFRQQHFLSGLLLTELSLMLDPEGEGVFFLHKKAISAVHSLLCSHDADPRYRDPQVRAHIAQLYLPLVPIVMETLHQLHDFSDSSPARVRHASAHADDADPDGSNTISQSVAMAIAGSPLPHAKANPFALPTVAGRQASSLSAECSRTLLVCFLWVLKNADAALLERWVSDLSVLQINRLLDLLHLCVSCFEYKGKKALERINSLTFKKSQDMKARLEEAILGTIGARQEMVRRCRERSPYGSQENVRWRKNVTHWRQNTDRVDKTKAEVEQESVVDGNLATEASLVVLDTLEIIVKTVVASELKESVLGGVLRVLLHSMAGNQSALFLQHCFTTQRALVFKFPEMLFEEDTELCADLCLRLLRHCSSSVGSVRSHASASLYLLMRQNFEIGNNFARVKMQVTMSLSSLVGTSQNFNEEHLRRSLKTILTYAEEDLELRDTPFPEQVQDLVFNLHMILTDTVKMKEHQQDPEMLIDLMYRIAKGYQNSPDLRLTWLQNMAGKHSERGNHAEAAHCLVHSAALVAEYLNMLEDCRYLPIGCVTFQNISSNVLEESAVSDDVLSPEEEGICAGKYFSESGLVGLLEQAAASFNMAAMYEAINEVYKILLPIHEANRDFKKLATVHGKLQDAFNKVYNQSSGWERMFGTYFRVGFYGCRFGDLDEQEFVYKEPSITKLAEISHRLEEFYSERFGDEVVEIIKDSNPVDKNKLDPNKAYLQITYVEPFFDTYELKERITYFDKNYNLRTFMYCTPFTLDGRAHGDLHEQYKRKTILTTSHAFPYIKTRINVIHKEEIILVPMEVAIEDMQKKTQELAFATNQDPADSKMLQMVLQGCVGTTVNQGPLEVAQVFLSDIPDDPKLFRHHNKLRLCFKDFTKRCEDALRKNKALIGPDQKEYHRELERNYNKLKEALGPLINRKIPQLYRTQPAQTTQTQRNSYSRSSLRRVDC